AACTATGAATATAACGCCCATCTCCTAGATACAAACCTACATGGGTTGTTCTATCATTAACGCCAAAAAAAATTAAATCGCCTGGTTGTAGAGACGCGAAATTTTGCGTCTCTACAAAAGCCTCTTGCTGATAGGAATCTCTGGGCAACCAAATCCCTACCGAGGCAAAAGCTGCCTGCATCAGCCCAGAACAGTCATAGTTAGGGCCGAGTGTACCACCCCACAGGTAATAATTAGGCTGTTGCATTGCTGCTAGGGTAAAGGCAATTACCTTGTGTAAGCGGTTTTGGATTTCTGCCCTGGAGAGTGCGATCGCTTGATAAGGCGTTTTCGCCTGCTCAATTTTGCTCTTGTCTTCAATCGCTAACCAGGCTGTATAGTCA
This genomic window from Funiculus sociatus GB2-C1 contains:
- a CDS encoding C40 family peptidase; the protein is MTIDQLCEYRCQVNLNLYDSPNCTRLATQAASGRHLRVSSMYDTALQVCLCEDDYTAWLAIEDKSKIEQAKTPYQAIALSRAEIQNRLHKVIAFTLAAMQQPNYYLWGGTLGPNYDCSGLMQAAFASVGIWLPRDSYQQEAFVETQNFASLQPGDLIFFGVNDRTTHVGLYLGDGRYIHSSGKEQGRNGIGIDCLSPQGDSISQSYYEQLRSCGRVVASYQPLA